CCAGTCGGCCGCTCGAGCCGACGCTCGAGAGAGGCTTCGACGCTCAACGGTGTTCCGACGCTACGCCGACTCCTCGAACTCAGCGACGAGATGGTAGGTCAGTTTGCCGTCGTCGGTGACGCCCGCCGGGAGGATCTCCTCGAGGGCCGCTCGCTCGTCCTCGGTCGCGTCGTCAAGCGCAGTTCGGTCGCCCATATCGTCCCTCGAACGCCCGCTCTGGTAGGCGTGGGGCCTGAACTGGACGGGCGAAAAAACCCGGTCTCAGTCGGCCGCGTCGGTCAATCGCTGCACCTCGTCCTCGGACAGCGACAGCTGCGAGGCCGCGACGTTTGACTCGAGGTGGTCGGGGTCGGACGTGCCCGGAATCGGCAGGATGACCGCCGAGCGCTCGAGGAGCCACGCCAGGGCGACCTGTCGGCGCGTCGCGTCGTGTTCGTCGGCGATCTCGTTCAGGAGGTCACCGTGTTCGTCGACGTCGTCGCCATTGATCGGCGCCCACGGAATGAAGCCGATCCCCTCCTCGGTACAGAGTTCGAGGGCATCGGCGGCTCCCCGGTCGCCGACGTTGTAGCGGTTCTGGACCGTCGCGATCTCGACCTGCTCGCGGGCCTGATCGATGTGTTCCGGCGAGACGTTGCTGAGCCCCACCTCGTCGACGAGCCCCTCGTCTTTGAGTTCAGCGAAGGCCGTAACCGAGTCCTCAAAGGGCGTGTCGTCATCGGGCCGGTGGAACTGGTAGAGGTCGATGGTGTCGGTCTGCAGGCGATCCAGCGAGGTGAGCACCTGATTGCGGATGTAGTCGGGATCGCCGTGGGCGAGCCACTCGCCCTCGCGGTTGCGCAGCAGGCCGGCCTTGGTCGCGACCAGCACGTCGTCGCGGTCGCCGATCGCCTCGCCGATGAGCCGTTCGCTGACCGCCGGCCCGTAGGAGTCGGCCGTGTCGACGAGGTCGACGCCGATATCGACCGCCCGCTGGAGGACCTCGCGGGCCTGGTCCTCGTCCTCGGGCGGCCCGATGATTTCGTCGCCGGTGAGACGCATCGCCCCGAAGCCGAGCCGATGGACGGTTCTGTCTCCGATCTCGAACGTGTCGCTCTCGTTTTGCGGTGTCTCGCTCACGGGCGTGCTACTGCCGGCGGACGCATAACCGTTGGCCACGGCTACGTCGGGTTCCGGTTTCTACCCGCTCGCGGTCTCGATTGCCGCCCTTGAACTGAGTGCAGCGATTCGCTCGAGACGGCCCAAAAGCCGGCTAGAAGCCTTCTCCAGTCGCTTCTTCGGCCGTTTCTTCGATGCCTTCGGAAACCGCTTCTTCCGTCCCGCCCGAGAGGTAGCCCCCGATCGTCTCCGTCAGTATCTCGAGTACGCTCATAATTTACGGATGATTGACAATATAATAATCTGTCGTCGTATCTATATTCCGATGAACCAGCCGATACGTAGCGGTGCGAACGGATATCCTGCGTGAAGCAAGTAACCACGAGCAGTGTGAGTGGTTTATCCCTGGTGCAGAGGGAACCCCGCAACAGTGGTCGTTTTCGTCGAAGTTTTGCCGATAAGTCGTCAGAAAAATGAGTTCGAGGGCTCTATTCGACCCGAATCTTTCCCGGTATTCGAAATCCGAAACTGGTCAGCACCCCTCGTCGTCGGTCACCGTCAGCGTTCCAGTTTCGGTTTTGTCGTTCGCGGTGACGGTCCATTCGTGGTCACCGGGACCGAGATCCCGGCTCATGACGCCGAAGTAGACGGTATTCGTCTCGCCAGGCTTCAGCTCAACTGGGGAAGCGGACAATAGCGGTTCGTCGAGAGGACCAATCTTGAATCTTCCCTCGACCGAGACGGGTTCGTCGCCGCGGTTTGTCACCTCGATATGGAAGTCGGCGGCGTCCTCGCTCGGATCGGCGACCTCTTCGTACGGGATCGACTCGGGTGCCGACACCGAGAGTTCGAGATCGCGCTCCCCTTCGGTGTCATCATCGTTCGATTCGCCCGCCACACTCGAGGTGAGTCCAAGTCCGGTCGAAAGCGCTGCGCCTGTCGCGAGTACCGTTCGGCGATGCCAGTTTGGCATACCATCGTCAACTCCGATAGACACCTTCCCTATCTGGTTATTATGAATTGGTTGTACTTACTATAATTGTTCCACAGCGAAGTTATAACCACATTTGATTTTAAGAACATCTTTCCAGACTCGTTTGCCACGTCATATAGCGTACTCAGGAGAAACAGCGGAAGTGACCACGTTAGTAAATACGCGACGGAGAAGGGATAATCGAAACGGGGCGAAAGAAACAGCGATGTCGTACTGACCTTGCCCGCTGTGTCCACCATCGACAGCCATCAGTAGGAACGGCTGCCGTCCCGTTAGCTACCTGACCTGTACTTACCACCCATCGGATCGCCGTAGAGCGGGTCTCCAATCCGTTCTATGACACCACCTGATCCTCGAGTCGATTCTCTTTGCTATTTCTTGCGGCGAGAAGACGAATTCTTCGGACCTGTTGGGATATAATGGAACTAAGGAGCTATTCGCCCCTCACTACTCTCCGCCGCGCTTAGTAGATTCTCGAAACGATAGGGATAGAGAGAAAGTCGATCGAGAGAGGCGTCATTGTAGCTCACAGAGTCTGTTTCTCCAGGTCCACCGAATTAATCAATGAGATGAAGACCGATCCTGATTCGATAGGGTAACGCGAGGGAGATCTTCAATGGACGAGTCCCTGTGAGTCCAATTTCGTACGCTGAAATATAAGTCCCTCTTGAATCGAATCTAGCCTGAAGTGCCCGAAGGCGACGGAACGCGAGTGGAATGATAATCTGGTCTCAGCCGAGGAATCACAGAGAAACCGCCATACAGCGCTACTGGACTGCGAATGTAGACCGAGTAGAATCGGAATGCCGCCTCCTGGATTGTGAACTACGCCGGAGAACCTGCGCGAAGCGCAGAACCTCCGTCTAGTTCAAATCCGGTCGGATCGCATTCTGGATTCTAACATGGCTCGCTACGCTCGCCGGTTAGAATCACAGAAGTGCCGCCTCCCGGATTTGAACCGGGGACAGCTCGATCTTCAGTCGAGTGCTCTCCCAGTCTGAGCTAAGGCGGCGCACCTCTATCTCTGTCGATCGTATAAAAAAGGATTTCGAATCGGAGCCGGTATGACAGCCGTCTGCACGAGTATCATTTCGTTTGTGATAGGTGGGGTTAGGAAAACACATCGGAAAGTAACGCGGAGAATACGCTCGAGTTTATCAGTCATTGATCCGTGTGTGTTGGATTTTTAGATATTCAAGACACCCTTTTCCGGGCTGGCGAGTAATATCGTGTTATGGAGGCACTTACCTCGAGTCAGGAGGGACGACAACTCTCGGCAGATACCATCCTCGAACTGCTCGCGAACCGGCGACGGCGGTACCTCCTCTACGCGCTCCGCGGGCAGGAAGATCCGATCGAACTCTCGACGCTGGCCGAACAGGTCGCCGGCTGGGAACACGACGTGCCCCCGGACGAAGTCGCCAAGAACGAGTACAAGAGCGTCTACGTCTCCTCCGTCCAGTGTCACGTCCCGAAACTGGCCGACGCGGGCGTCGTCGACCACGACGAGGACAACCACACGGTCGTCCTCGGGGACAACTTCGACCAGCTCGAGCCGTACCTCCGCGTCGTCGTCAAGGACGAACCGGAGAATTCGACACTCCACGCCGCGCTCGAACACGAGTCCGGCGACGGCCTTCTGGGACGCGTCCGGGAGAACGTCGCCCGACTCAAGCAGTAGCTCGACTCGAATCGCCGACCGAACCGACGACGGCGAACCGCGTCACTCGAGGCACAGTGGCTGTTTTCTCGCGGGACGATTCGGTTTGAACGACTCGCGACAATCGGTGAGCAGGGACGAGACGACGCTACCAGTGCGTCGGAGCGATTCCAGCTCCGCAAAATCGGTTTCGAGAGAGATATTCTTACATTACCGACGGGGGACTATCTTAACAAACGAGTGTCCATAATACGTCATTGGAAACCAGTTCCAGGCGTCTCGTGGTAGAGAATGGAGCGGTTCGAGCGACGCGTCGAATCCGAACGGCAGCCACAGCGAGCGGCCTGAATCGGGTTGGAGAAATAGACAGGAACCTGACCGTTTCACTGACTGCAACGAGCCCTCTACCCGCCGAGACGAGTAGTGTATCGAATGCAAGAGCGTCATCGCTACTGGAATGGACACCGTTTCGAGTGGAAGGAACTGGACGCTCTCAAGCCTCACAGATGAGCCGACAGTCCAGCGTGCGGCATCCGGAGCGCATCAAGTCCGTGGCGGCGAGTCGCCGCCGGCGACCGGGATCGAACGCTCGACCCCCAACTCGAGGAGATCACGATCAGGATCGGACGGGACGGCGCGCTGTTGCACGCCGTCCGGGCGATCACCGGCTGGCCATTGCCAAGCTGCTCACCCTCAAGCGATTCCGGTCCTCGTCCGCCGGCGACACGCGCGGTGGTAATCGACTCGCGAGGATCTCTCGACCGGGACGCGGCGCCCGGAACAGACCGACCGGGCGCGAACGCACCTCGAGCACCCCGATATCTGCGACCTGCGTTCGTTCGAACCGCCGGTCGACGGGCACGATGCCGGCATCGAACGAGTGAGGCGGATCGGGGTGCAACAGTGGCCCGGCGAATCCGCCTTTGGGAGCACGCAATGAGGCCGTGGGAACTTCCCAACGGCCGGTGGTGGACCGTAATGCGGTCGCTACCGACTCGCCACGCAGTCGATACCACGAGCAACGATCCGGTAGCGCTCGAGTACCGCGCGGAGGGGAACGCGTAACTATCCGCCCCGAACGTATCACCTCGGACAGAGTATGCTCGAGTCTCGAGACGAAGACGTGTTCCGACCGGTGCCCGCCGAAGCGGAATGGGAACCTGAGTCAATGTCCGGCGTCGTCGGCGTCCGAATCGCGACCAGCGGGGGGGACGGACCGTCGTCCTCGGAGTGGCTCTGGTCCTCGCAGTGGCTGGACCTCGTGGCCAAACGCTGACCCGTTCGTCGTCGAGCAGTCTTCGTCCGGTTCGGCGTCGGCTCAGCCGGATTGGGAAGGCTGGATGATCGCCGACGCTCTCGTTCCGAGCGCAGCGTTTCCGGACGGTTGTCCGCGGTCGGTGGCGTACGAGAATCGATGGCCCGGAGTACACTCTCGTCGCGAGGCTTGGCGGTTGTGCTGGCTTGTACGTTTGAAGGGAGATCGACTCGAGTGCGTTCGAGAGAGACTGGCTCGAGTTGAAGAGTGGCTCGGGTGGGTTCGAACCAGAATCAGACATGCTCGCTACGCTGCGCGCGACTGATAGGGTTCGAACCATGCCGAGACGTGCTCACTACGTTGCGCGCGTCTCATCTAATTCGAACCGCCCTCGATCCACGTACCTGCTGCTCGTGAGAGTGCTCGCAGCAGGAAGTGGGCTCGGGCGGGTTCGAACCACCGACCTCGGCCTTGTAAAGGCCGCGTCATGACCAGCTAGACCACGAGCCCGCATCCGAACCAAATCACCCCGTCCGAATAACCTTTACTTTCTCGCGCTCGAGGATCGATCATGGCCCTCGAACGCGTCCAGAAGGTCCTCCTGGCGGTTGCAGCCGTCGGCGTGGTCGCCATGCTCGTTCTTCAGATGGGGCTGGTCACGCCGCCGTGGACCGAAGACGAGGGCACCGTCCGCGTCGTCGACGGCGACACCGGCGCGGAGCTCGCGACCGTCGACGTCGAGGTCGCGGACACCCTGAACGAACGCCACACCGGGTTGAGCGACCACGAGTCGCTCGCGGACAGCAAGGGGATGCTGTTCGTCCACGGCGACGAGGACGAGCGAACCTACGTGATGCGGGACATGGACTTCAACATCGACATCGTCTTCGTCGGCGCCGACGGCGAGATCACGGCGATCGAGCACGCCCGCGCGCCCGAAGCCGGCGAGGACGGCGAGAATCTCGAGTACTCCGGCGAGGCGAAGTGGGTTCTCGAGGTGCCCCGCGGCTACGCCAACGAGACCGGAATGGAGACCGGCGACGAGATCGAAATCGAGTACGAGTGAGACGACGACCGATCCCCGAAGACCACCGTTTCGATTCGTAGCAAACCCTTATTGGCGGCCGACCCGGACTCGAGGACAATGAGCGGGAGTGGCGTCGACTGGGAGGAGGACGACCCGTTCGAGGAACAACGCGAGGAGATCGAGAACCCGATGAAGCGGCTGCTCCTCGAGTACGGGCGCAACTACACGTTTCAGGCGACCGTCGGCGTCTTCGCGAGTATCTTCGCCCGAATCCTGGATCTGCTGCCGCCGATCATGCTGGCGGTCGCGCTCGACGCCGTCTTCCGCGGCGAGGCCGGCTACGCGGAGTCCCTGCCCTTTGGCGGCGACCTGATCGCGCCGTACATTCCCGCGACTCAGGAGGGACAGTTCTACCTGACCGTCAGCGTCATCGCCGCCGCCTTCTTCTTCGGCGCGGCGTTTCACTGGCTGCGCAACTGGGGGTTCAACGCCTTCGCCCAGAACATCCAGCACGACATCCGGACCGACACCTACGACAAGATGCAGCGGCTGAACATGGACTTCTTCGCGGACAAGCAGACCGGGGAGATGATGTCCATCCTCTCGAACGACGTCAACCGTCTCGAGCGATTCCTCAACGACGGGATGAACTCCCTGTTCCGGCTGGCGGTGATGGTCGTCGGCATCGGCGCCATCCTCTTCGCCTACAACTGGCAACTCGCGCTGGTGGCGCTGCTTCCGGTACCGCTGATCGCCGGCTTCACCTACCTGTTCGTCAGGATCATCCAGCCCAAGTACGCCGCCGTCCGCTCGACCGTCGGCAAGGTCAACTCCCGCCTCGAGAACAACCTCGGCGGGATCCAGGTGATCAAGTCGAGCACCACCGAGGACTACGAGTCCGAGCGCGTCGAGGACGTCTCGCAGGATTACTTCGACGCCAACTGGGACGCCATCGAGACCCGAATCAAGTTCTTCCCGGGGCTGCGCGTCCTCGCCGGCATCGGCTTCGTCGTCACGTTCCTCGTCGGCGGTCTGTGGGTCTTCCGGGGGGCACCCGGACCGTTCACCGGCACCCTGAGCGAAGGCGAGTTCGTCGTGTTCATCCTCTACACGCAGCGCTTCATCTGGCCGATGGCCCAGTTCGGGCAGATCATCAACATGTACCAGCGCGCCCGCGCCTCCTCGGCGCGGATGTTCGGGCTGATGGACGAACCGAGCCGCGTCGCGGAGAACCCGAACGCGACGGAACTCGAGGTGACGGAGGGCCGCGTCTCGTACGACGACGTCACGTTCGGCTACGACGAGGACGAGACCATCGTCGAGGATGTCGACTTCACCGTTGCCGGCGGCGAGACCCTGGCGCTGGTCGGCCCCACGGGGGCGGGCAAGTCGACCATCCTCAAACTCCTCTTGCGAATGTACGACGTCGACGAGGGGGCGATCACCGTCGACGGCCAAGACGTCCGAAACGTCACCCTCGAGAGCCTGCGCGAGTCGATCGGCTACGTCAGCCAGGACACGTTCCTCTTCTACGGCACCGTCGAGGAAAACATCACGTACGGCACGTTCGGCGCCGACCGCGAGGACGTGATCGAGGCCGCGAAGATGGCCGAGGCCCACGAGTTCATCGAGAACCTCCCAGACGGCTACGACACCGAAGTCGGCGAGCGCGGCGTGAAACTCTCGGGCGGCCAGCGCCAGCGCATCTCCATCGCGCGGGCGATCCTCAAGGACCCTGAAATTCTCGTCTTGGACGAGGCGACCAGCGACGTCGACACCGAGACGGAGATGCTGATCCAGCGTTCGATCGACGACCTCGCAGCGGACCGAACCACGTTCGCCATCGCCCACCGCCTCTCGACGATCAAGGACGCCGACCAGATCCTCGTCCTCGAGGGCGGCGAGATCGTCGAACGCGGTGGACACGAAGAACTGCTCGAGAACGGCGGGCTCTACTCGCACCTCTGGGGCGTCCAGGCCGGCGAGATCGACGAACTGCCACAGGAGTTCATCGAGCGCGCCCAGCGCCGGCAGGCCCGAACGGACGTGAGTACCGACGACGACGATTGATCGGCGCGAGGGCGATTTCGCTCTCCGGCCAGCGGCGCACCGTCGCAAGGGTAGGCGTCTCCGTCCTCGCCTCCGATACCGCCGAGACGCCCGACGCGCCGCTCGAGGCGACCGTCGAGACAGTCGCAACTGGCAAAAGTGGCTCGTTCGCTCGCACGCTGGTCACTCTCCGCTGAAAAGTACTAGCGATACCTCCTCCTTCTTGTCTCGGTCTCGAGCGACCGGTTCCGCTTCGAACGCGCTCAGAACGACTCCTGTTCCTCTTGGTCGTCCTGGTCCGGCGCACCCTCGTCCTGTCGCTGTTCGCCCGACGCGGGCGGGGTGCGGTCGCTGTAGTTCTTCCGTCCGATCGCCTCGTCGCCGACCATGTTCATGATCGCCGTCTCGACGTCACCGTAGTCCTGATACTCTTCCTGATTGAGCGGCCCGATGAGCTCCTCGAGGGTCGTCGTGTTCCCCTCCATTTCGATCTCCTCGTCGCCGTAGCGCTCCATCAGTTCGTCCTCGCTCAGCGGGTAGTCCGCAGACTCGAGGTCGTCGCCCAACTCGCCGAGGTCGACGCCGAGCTGTCGGTCGTCGTTGGTCATGGACGGCAATTACCCGCACCGCCAGAAACCGGTTGGCCCTGCGTTCGCCACCGGAACCGCACGGCAGAGCGGCGCATCGGTCTCGAGCGCGCCGAGAGTGCACCGGGAACCGACGGTTCCGAGAGTTTCATGTCCGCCCCACGGGAGTACTCGCGCATGGACCTACGCGACGCGACGTGGACGGACGTCCGCGACTGCGAGACGGAGCTGGCGGTCGTCCCCGTCGGCAGCACGGAACAGCACGGCCCCCACGCCCCCCTCGGGACGGACGTCGTCGCCGCGGAGGCGGTCGCCGACGCCGGCGTCGAGCGCGTCAACCGCGAGGTCGTCCGCGCGCCCGCCATCCCGGTCGGTATCGCCGAAGAACACCGGCAGTTCCCGGGGACGATGTGGGTTTCCGAGGACACCTTTCGGGACTACGTCCGCGAGGCCGTCGAGAGCCTCGCCCACCACGGCTTCGATCGGGTCGTCATCGTCAACGGCCACGGCGGCAACGTCAACGCCCTGTGGGAGGTCGGCGGCCGAATCACCCGCGACGGCGACGCCTACGCCGTTCCATTCACCTGGTTCGAGGCCGTCGGCGAGCACTCCGCCGAGATGGGCCACGGCGGCCCGCTCGAGACCGCCCTGTTGCGCCACTGCGAGCCTGACCTCGTCCGGGAGGAACGGATCGAGGAGGCCCGTGACGGACGCGCCAAGAGCTGGGGCGACTGGCTGAGCTATACGAATCTGGCCTACGACGCGGCGGAGTTTACAGAAAATGGCGTCGTCGGCGATCCCGCGGACGGGGATCGGCAACGTGGCGAAGAACTGCTCGAACTGTCGGGGGACGCGTTAGCGCGACTGCTCGAGGCCGTCGCCGAGCGAGACGTCTCGCGACCCGAGCGCCGGGAGTAACGGCGATCGCGGGGCGACGCGAGTCACTCTCGAGCGGCAGCGTCGTTACTCTTCGTCTTCGTCGGACTCGTCTTCGTCAGCGTCGACTTCCGCCTCCTCTTCCTCGTCTTCCTCGTCTTCTTCCGTGGCGTCCTCGGCTTCGTCCTCGGTGTCCGCGTCGGCGTCGGTGTCGGGGCCGGCGTCCTCGAGGGTCCCTCGGAGCGCGGGAATCGTCGACGTAAGTTCGCCGACCTGCTCGCCGGCCTCAGCGATATCCGCGATGGCGTCCTCGAGATTGCCGATCTCTTCCTCGAGATCGTCGGCGTCCTCGAAGGCGTCGGCGCGCTGGCCCATCGTGAACCACTTCTTCGCGTCTCGGAGGTGCTCCTCGGCGTCGCCGGCGTTCAGCGCGGAGTTGAGCCCGTTGAGCACGCCGAGGACGTTGTCGGCGTCGGTCTCCCAGACGTCGTCGGCATCGGGCAGCGCGGCCCAGCCGTCCTCGAGCGAGGATTCGACGTCTGCGCGCATCTCGTTGGCGGCCTCGCCGAACAGTTCCTCGTCGTCGCCGAATGTCGCTTGGCTCATAGCTCACCCTTCACGGGGGCTGGGGTTAAAAGGTCGCCCGAAAGTGAAAGTGAAAACCGACTCGAGCAAGTCGATATCGCCCGAACGGCGACGAGATTTCGAAAGGGAGGTGATTCGAACCCTCGGCGGAACAAGAATGAGAATACGCGGTCGAACGAATCGGCACTATCGGCCAGTAGAGACGGAAACGGTCCCGTTCCCTATTCGGCCAACCGACGTCGCGATCGCGTCCGCTCGCATCGCAATCCCCTTCCCGACCGCACTCGAGCATCCGCGTATGACCGACAGCGACCCCACTGACGCCGAGGCCGCCTGCTTCGAGGCCGGCATCAAGTTCGGCACGCTCTACCACCAGTTCGCCGGGACGCCCGTCGCGCCGGCCAGCGCACCCAGCCTCGCGACCGCGATGGAGGAGGCCATCGAGAACCAGCCCCACTGTACGGACGTCACCGTGGACGTTCGCACCGAGGCGCTCGAGGCCGAACTCGCCGACTCGGCGGCCGATTACACCGAACTGACTGGACGCTTCCTCGAGGTCGAGATCGTCGTCGACTACGAGGGCTGTGAGGTGGTGACCCGGATGGAGATGGACGAGGGCTATCCGCTGATGCGAGTCGAATCGGTTCGCGGTCGCGACTGATTCCGGGAGCGAGCGGACAGATACGATCGACGTTCAGTCTTACCGCTCGTCGAACAGTGGGATCGAGAACTATCGTACCGAAACGAAGCGTTCTGCTATCGTGGCAACGGGGAATTGCCGCCCCCTCCCCAGCCGATTTCTGCTCACGGGTGCGAAGCACCCTCTGCTCACGGCCACCGGCCGTTCGCACGGTATGCGAGACCGGAGGTCTCGCACTATTCGCATGGTTCGCGGAACCGTCGATTCCGCGCTAACGCTCGTTCCCACAGGTCACTCGCTCATCCCTCGCGCGTAGTCGTCGCCGCGCCTTCGCATTACTCAGGCGCGCCGTCAGCACGCGCCCCCGAAACGCCGGTTCTCGATCGAGTGGGAGCCGAGCGGACAGTAGCCGTCGCCGTTCGGACCGTATGCTACTACCGACCGAACTGCCGAGGAACCGCATGGTACTTATCGACGCTTTCCCTTCCACCGAACGAATGGCACAGTCAGTCCTGCTTACGGGGGCTGCGGGGCGGGTCGGAGAGGCCATCCTCGGCGGCCTCGCGGACGACTACGAGTGGCGGTTGCTGGATCGGGATCCGCCGACGGAGGACTATCCCGGCGAGTTCGTCGTCGCGGATATCACCGAGGACGAGACCATCCGCGAGGCAATGGAGGGGATCGACGTCGTGCTCCACCTCGCGGGCGACCCCCGAAAGACGGCGCCGTGGGACAGCGTCCTGACGAACAACATCGACGGAACCCAGACGGTCTTCGAGGCCGCCGTCGACGCCAGCGTCGAGAAGGTCGCCTTCGCCTCCTCGAACCACGCCGTCGGCCACTACGAAACCGACGAGCGCACGCCCGAGATGTACCGGGCCGAGGACGACTACCTGCTCGACGGAACCGAACAGCCCCGGCCGGGCAACCTCTACGGCGTCTCGAAGGTCGCCGGCGAGTCACTCGGTCGCTACTACCACGACGAGTACGGCATTTCGGTGGTCAACGTCCGCATCGGGAACCTCACGGAGAACCACCCGCCGATCGACTACGAGCGCGGCCAGGCGATGTGGCTCTCCTACCGGGACTGTGCACACCTCTTCGATCGCTGCATTCAGGCCGACTACGACTACGAGATCGTCTACGGTATCTCCGACAACGATCGCAAGTACTACTCAATCGAACGCGCGAAGGAAGTGCTCGGCTACGAGCCACAGGACAACTCCGCCGCTCACAACGACGACTGACGGTCGCTGCGAGTCCCTCGAGCGGCACCCCTCTCGAGTAGCCTCCGCCGGCACGCTCGCGGGGAAAACCGGCAACCGAAACCGGCGGGCCCCGACGTTTTGGTGTCGGCCGCGTCAGTACGGCCATGGAGTACACGACGCTCGGTTCGACCGGCATGAAAGTCAGTCGCATCGGTCTCGGCTGCATGAGTTTCGGCAGCGGTCGGAAGTGGATGTTAGACCGCGAGGAGGGCCTCGAGCTCATCGAGCGCGCGATCGACCTCGGGATCAACTTCTTCGACACCGCCAACGTCTACTCCACGGGCGAGTCCGAGGAAATCCTGGGCGACGCCCTCGAGGGGTACGACCGCGACGCACAGGTCGTCGCGACGAAAGTCTTCGCCGAGATGGATCCCGACAACCCCAACGCCAGCGGACTCTCCCGAAAGGCGATCGAACAGGAACTCGAGGCCAGCCTCGATCGACTCGGCCTCGAGACGATCGACCTCTACCAGACCCACCGCTGGGACGACGACACGCCGATCGACGAGACGCTGCGGGCGCTCGACGACGCCGTCCGCCGCGGGAAGGTGCGCTACGTCGGTACCTCCTCGATGTGGGCCCACCAGTTCGCCGAGGCGCTGCAGACGAGCGAGCGACTGGGTCTCGAGCGCTTCGCGACGATGCAGAACCACTACAACCTGTTCTATCGAGAGGAAGAGCGAGAGATGCTCCCCCTCTGTCAGAAGGAAGGGGTCGGCGTGATCCCGTGGTCGCCGCTGGCCCGCGGCGTCGGTACCCGTCCGCACGATCAGATCGAGTCGACGACCCGCGGCCAGACGGACCAGTACCTCGAACAGATCCCCTACCTCGAGGGCGGCGGCGAGGAGATCAACGAACGGGTGCAGGAACTGGCCGCCGAGAAGGGCGTCACGATGGCCCAGATCAGCCTCGCATGGCTGCTCCACAAGGACTGGGTCGACGCACCCATCGTCGGGACGACCAGCGTCGAACACCTAGAAGAGGCCGTCGAAGCGCTCGAGGTCGATCTCACGGCGTCGGACATCGCCTACCTCGAGGAGCCCTACGAGCCGCTTCCGATCGCGGGCCACGAGTGACCGTCGCGACCGCGACGAGGCGACGGCACTGAGAACAGGGCGACGGTGCCGGAAGTACACTGCCGTGGCTCCGAACGCGGATCGACCCGATCAGAACAGCCCTTCGACGTCGGATTCGCGGGCCTCGCGCCGGCCGACGTGATCCGCGAGTCGCTGATGAATG
This genomic window from Haloterrigena salifodinae contains:
- a CDS encoding aldo/keto reductase — protein: MSETPQNESDTFEIGDRTVHRLGFGAMRLTGDEIIGPPEDEDQAREVLQRAVDIGVDLVDTADSYGPAVSERLIGEAIGDRDDVLVATKAGLLRNREGEWLAHGDPDYIRNQVLTSLDRLQTDTIDLYQFHRPDDDTPFEDSVTAFAELKDEGLVDEVGLSNVSPEHIDQAREQVEIATVQNRYNVGDRGAADALELCTEEGIGFIPWAPINGDDVDEHGDLLNEIADEHDATRRQVALAWLLERSAVILPIPGTSDPDHLESNVAASQLSLSEDEVQRLTDAAD
- a CDS encoding DUF7344 domain-containing protein; the protein is MEALTSSQEGRQLSADTILELLANRRRRYLLYALRGQEDPIELSTLAEQVAGWEHDVPPDEVAKNEYKSVYVSSVQCHVPKLADAGVVDHDEDNHTVVLGDNFDQLEPYLRVVVKDEPENSTLHAALEHESGDGLLGRVRENVARLKQ
- a CDS encoding DUF192 domain-containing protein, translated to MALERVQKVLLAVAAVGVVAMLVLQMGLVTPPWTEDEGTVRVVDGDTGAELATVDVEVADTLNERHTGLSDHESLADSKGMLFVHGDEDERTYVMRDMDFNIDIVFVGADGEITAIEHARAPEAGEDGENLEYSGEAKWVLEVPRGYANETGMETGDEIEIEYE
- a CDS encoding ABC transporter ATP-binding protein — protein: MSGSGVDWEEDDPFEEQREEIENPMKRLLLEYGRNYTFQATVGVFASIFARILDLLPPIMLAVALDAVFRGEAGYAESLPFGGDLIAPYIPATQEGQFYLTVSVIAAAFFFGAAFHWLRNWGFNAFAQNIQHDIRTDTYDKMQRLNMDFFADKQTGEMMSILSNDVNRLERFLNDGMNSLFRLAVMVVGIGAILFAYNWQLALVALLPVPLIAGFTYLFVRIIQPKYAAVRSTVGKVNSRLENNLGGIQVIKSSTTEDYESERVEDVSQDYFDANWDAIETRIKFFPGLRVLAGIGFVVTFLVGGLWVFRGAPGPFTGTLSEGEFVVFILYTQRFIWPMAQFGQIINMYQRARASSARMFGLMDEPSRVAENPNATELEVTEGRVSYDDVTFGYDEDETIVEDVDFTVAGGETLALVGPTGAGKSTILKLLLRMYDVDEGAITVDGQDVRNVTLESLRESIGYVSQDTFLFYGTVEENITYGTFGADREDVIEAAKMAEAHEFIENLPDGYDTEVGERGVKLSGGQRQRISIARAILKDPEILVLDEATSDVDTETEMLIQRSIDDLAADRTTFAIAHRLSTIKDADQILVLEGGEIVERGGHEELLENGGLYSHLWGVQAGEIDELPQEFIERAQRRQARTDVSTDDDD
- a CDS encoding DUF5789 family protein; amino-acid sequence: MTNDDRQLGVDLGELGDDLESADYPLSEDELMERYGDEEIEMEGNTTTLEELIGPLNQEEYQDYGDVETAIMNMVGDEAIGRKNYSDRTPPASGEQRQDEGAPDQDDQEEQESF
- a CDS encoding creatininase family protein; the protein is MDLRDATWTDVRDCETELAVVPVGSTEQHGPHAPLGTDVVAAEAVADAGVERVNREVVRAPAIPVGIAEEHRQFPGTMWVSEDTFRDYVREAVESLAHHGFDRVVIVNGHGGNVNALWEVGGRITRDGDAYAVPFTWFEAVGEHSAEMGHGGPLETALLRHCEPDLVREERIEEARDGRAKSWGDWLSYTNLAYDAAEFTENGVVGDPADGDRQRGEELLELSGDALARLLEAVAERDVSRPERRE
- a CDS encoding DUF5790 family protein, which gives rise to MSQATFGDDEELFGEAANEMRADVESSLEDGWAALPDADDVWETDADNVLGVLNGLNSALNAGDAEEHLRDAKKWFTMGQRADAFEDADDLEEEIGNLEDAIADIAEAGEQVGELTSTIPALRGTLEDAGPDTDADADTEDEAEDATEEDEEDEEEEAEVDADEDESDEDEE
- a CDS encoding dihydroneopterin aldolase family protein translates to MTDSDPTDAEAACFEAGIKFGTLYHQFAGTPVAPASAPSLATAMEEAIENQPHCTDVTVDVRTEALEAELADSAADYTELTGRFLEVEIVVDYEGCEVVTRMEMDEGYPLMRVESVRGRD
- the azf gene encoding NAD-dependent glucose-6-phosphate dehydrogenase Azf, which encodes MAQSVLLTGAAGRVGEAILGGLADDYEWRLLDRDPPTEDYPGEFVVADITEDETIREAMEGIDVVLHLAGDPRKTAPWDSVLTNNIDGTQTVFEAAVDASVEKVAFASSNHAVGHYETDERTPEMYRAEDDYLLDGTEQPRPGNLYGVSKVAGESLGRYYHDEYGISVVNVRIGNLTENHPPIDYERGQAMWLSYRDCAHLFDRCIQADYDYEIVYGISDNDRKYYSIERAKEVLGYEPQDNSAAHNDD